Proteins from one Natrinema salinisoli genomic window:
- a CDS encoding DUF7282 domain-containing protein, protein MSSRLTFGTLKRIIAILIAIAVVLAAGIIVGQAPAIFGVEQDPEASITFEDQQGDGTNVTIQSVSLSDGGYVVITGSGGETLAVSDRLESGSHENVTVERDDEAPRELVGQLTATVHRDTSEQDGYAYEATDGEEDRPYLEDGFPVSDTATVTTSEEPIGGDSFVVDSIDAPANATTNETIELSAEIRNPTEFQTQQAITVRIDGAVFERQVLELEGGESRTVTFETDTSGAAPGNRTIGVYTDADGAVAPIELEFHTDPSVTVDDAGNESVTVAAAIPETGFVAVERNGTVLGTSGELEPGEHENVTVDLSENASVAEDDELTATLYGGAPGDVDSASPIEHEGEPVRTTFTLADAGDGSSDGSTGNESTGG, encoded by the coding sequence ATGAGTTCGAGATTGACGTTCGGGACGCTCAAGCGGATCATCGCCATCCTGATCGCGATCGCGGTCGTACTCGCGGCCGGTATCATCGTCGGCCAGGCGCCCGCCATCTTCGGCGTCGAGCAGGATCCCGAGGCCTCGATCACGTTCGAGGATCAACAGGGCGACGGGACCAACGTCACGATTCAGTCCGTCTCCCTGTCGGACGGTGGCTACGTCGTCATCACTGGCAGTGGCGGCGAGACGCTCGCCGTCTCCGACCGCCTCGAATCCGGCAGCCACGAGAACGTCACCGTCGAGCGCGACGACGAGGCGCCCCGCGAACTCGTCGGCCAGCTCACGGCGACGGTCCACCGAGACACCTCGGAGCAGGACGGCTACGCGTACGAGGCGACCGACGGCGAGGAGGATCGCCCTTACCTCGAGGACGGGTTCCCAGTCAGCGACACCGCGACGGTGACGACGAGCGAGGAACCCATCGGAGGCGACTCCTTCGTCGTGGACTCGATCGACGCGCCCGCGAACGCGACGACGAACGAGACCATCGAACTCAGTGCCGAGATTCGCAACCCGACCGAGTTCCAGACCCAACAGGCCATCACGGTTCGCATCGACGGAGCGGTCTTCGAGCGGCAGGTGCTCGAACTCGAAGGCGGCGAATCGCGGACGGTGACGTTCGAGACGGACACGAGCGGTGCAGCGCCCGGAAACCGGACGATCGGCGTCTACACCGACGCTGACGGCGCGGTCGCGCCGATCGAACTCGAGTTCCACACCGATCCGAGCGTCACCGTCGACGACGCAGGCAATGAGAGCGTGACGGTCGCCGCCGCGATCCCCGAGACGGGGTTCGTCGCCGTCGAACGGAACGGCACGGTACTGGGAACGAGCGGCGAACTCGAGCCCGGCGAACACGAGAACGTCACCGTCGATCTCTCGGAGAACGCCTCCGTCGCCGAGGACGACGAACTGACGGCGACGCTCTACGGCGGCGCTCCGGGCGATGTCGATTCCGCGTCGCCGATCGAACACGAGGGCGAGCCGGTCCGAACGACGTTCACGCTCGCGGACGCGGGCGACGGCTCGAGCGACGGCAGTACCGGGAACGAGTCGACCGGCGGATAG
- a CDS encoding CNNM domain-containing protein has product MVDLTLAWFGLGATVVLLCCSAFFSSAETAIFTLPMAWVDEQAATDDPRAGVLKGLRDDPHRLLVTVLVGNNVVNVALSSIVTVVFATYLPTGIAVTAATVAVSVVILVFGEIVPKSYGLGNAQGWAMRVARPVSLVERALSPLVTVFDVVTGWISDRLGGTTDLEKPYVD; this is encoded by the coding sequence ATGGTTGACCTCACGCTGGCCTGGTTCGGACTCGGTGCCACCGTCGTCTTGCTGTGTTGTAGCGCCTTCTTCTCGAGCGCGGAAACCGCGATCTTCACCCTCCCGATGGCGTGGGTCGACGAGCAGGCAGCGACCGACGATCCGCGGGCGGGCGTGCTCAAGGGGTTACGGGACGACCCACACCGGTTGCTGGTGACGGTTCTGGTCGGCAACAACGTCGTCAACGTCGCCCTCTCGAGCATCGTGACGGTCGTCTTCGCCACCTACCTGCCGACCGGCATCGCCGTCACTGCCGCGACGGTGGCCGTCAGCGTCGTCATCCTCGTCTTCGGCGAGATCGTCCCGAAGTCCTACGGACTGGGCAATGCCCAGGGGTGGGCGATGCGGGTCGCCCGACCGGTCTCGCTGGTCGAGCGCGCACTGTCGCCGCTGGTGACCGTCTTCGACGTCGTGACCGGGTGGATCAGCGACCGCCTCGGCGGGACGACCGATCTCGAGAAGCCGTACGTCGATTGA
- a CDS encoding prolyl oligopeptidase family serine peptidase → MGYERTAPTDHEIENESSRRRVLRALGAASAGGLLGAGTGPTGVAAEPDGCPGADHLESPRPGPDVLYDDPVTPPELEPTDGWSADPLLVCGRTAYADGEFLAQAWPFDDRGANNERSYPDGDRYANNAADILEVRVRSTADGIAYRIALNAMVESDAAIIALGIDTGGGDRTDWRHGLGDLGAGVDHVVATWGTGATLDGEPLPDDAVAVDPERNQLEIEVPLEPGRETWRHYAVSGVHDGDGGFSRDSGPFDANEPPVYDVGFRTVADEPLESREEDRDALSETGDYTTLLSDGEGMWRAAGQAEALSERDVSALGADVDFGRLADGDVDRSVPRAGYHNRLYASRYDLGAGIDLEEPREVYQSRVQPYSVYVPESYEPGEPSGLLVLLHSLGQNYNQYSASPNMLAQLGEQRDAIVLMPHGRGPAGWWKNEAELDLFEAWADLRARYDIDSDRVSVSGYSMGGHGTYRMGSLYPDLFARGYAVVGPADESILGAPTDGLYGEYSSSSENPQNMMRVTDNLRHVPLLMWAGMLDELVPYAGVRNYRDDLVEHGYRHRLDSFPEDDHFSFFAKDEWGPGRDHLGDATVDRLPARVTYRAVPEFGNETYDIRHDGAYWVHDITVAGDVEDGLIDVLSLADGYGEPVAEEFEAESTEPRANTREGIRWRPPLQYRPAENAIELVAEAVTAATLYVDDARVDTTEPLELRVETSRDLTLTLTSGAGERTLEFPAGDSSRTVALCEEGSSS, encoded by the coding sequence ATGGGTTATGAACGCACAGCCCCTACCGACCACGAGATCGAGAATGAATCGTCCCGTCGACGCGTGCTCCGCGCCCTCGGTGCGGCCTCCGCCGGCGGCCTACTCGGTGCTGGTACCGGCCCGACGGGCGTTGCCGCCGAGCCCGACGGCTGTCCCGGTGCCGACCACCTCGAGTCGCCGCGACCCGGCCCCGACGTGCTGTACGACGACCCCGTGACGCCGCCGGAACTCGAGCCGACCGACGGCTGGAGCGCGGATCCCCTGCTCGTCTGCGGCCGGACCGCCTACGCCGACGGCGAGTTCCTCGCGCAGGCGTGGCCGTTCGACGACCGCGGGGCGAACAACGAGCGCAGCTATCCGGACGGGGACCGTTACGCGAACAACGCCGCGGATATCCTCGAGGTCCGCGTCCGGTCGACGGCGGACGGGATCGCCTACCGGATCGCACTGAACGCGATGGTCGAGTCCGACGCCGCGATCATCGCTCTCGGGATCGATACCGGGGGCGGCGATCGCACCGACTGGAGACACGGTCTCGGTGACCTGGGCGCCGGCGTCGACCACGTGGTCGCGACCTGGGGTACCGGCGCGACGCTGGACGGCGAACCGCTGCCCGACGACGCGGTCGCGGTCGATCCCGAGCGCAATCAGCTGGAAATCGAGGTGCCCCTCGAGCCCGGCCGGGAGACGTGGCGTCACTACGCGGTGTCCGGGGTTCACGACGGAGACGGTGGATTCTCCCGCGATTCGGGCCCGTTCGACGCGAACGAGCCGCCGGTCTACGACGTCGGGTTCCGGACCGTCGCGGACGAACCGCTCGAGTCGCGCGAGGAGGACCGGGACGCCCTCTCCGAGACGGGGGACTACACGACGCTCCTCTCGGACGGCGAGGGGATGTGGCGTGCAGCGGGACAGGCCGAGGCGCTCTCCGAGCGCGACGTTTCCGCACTCGGTGCCGACGTCGACTTCGGCCGGCTCGCGGACGGCGACGTCGACCGATCGGTCCCGCGAGCGGGCTATCACAACCGGCTCTACGCCTCGCGGTACGATCTCGGGGCGGGGATCGACCTCGAGGAGCCCCGCGAGGTGTACCAGAGCCGGGTGCAACCCTACTCCGTCTACGTACCGGAGAGCTACGAGCCCGGCGAACCGTCGGGGCTTCTGGTGCTGTTGCACTCGCTTGGCCAGAACTACAACCAGTACTCGGCGTCGCCGAACATGCTCGCTCAGCTCGGCGAACAGCGCGACGCGATCGTATTGATGCCCCACGGCCGCGGCCCGGCGGGCTGGTGGAAGAACGAGGCCGAACTGGACCTCTTCGAGGCCTGGGCGGATCTGCGGGCCCGGTACGACATCGATTCGGACCGCGTCTCCGTCAGCGGCTACTCGATGGGAGGCCACGGGACCTACCGCATGGGTTCGCTGTATCCCGATCTGTTCGCGCGCGGCTACGCCGTCGTCGGCCCGGCGGACGAGTCGATCCTCGGCGCGCCGACGGACGGGCTCTACGGCGAGTACTCGAGTTCCTCCGAGAACCCGCAGAATATGATGCGCGTGACTGACAATCTGCGCCACGTCCCGCTGCTCATGTGGGCCGGAATGCTCGACGAACTCGTCCCCTACGCGGGCGTCCGTAACTACCGCGACGACCTCGTCGAGCACGGGTACCGCCACCGGCTCGACTCGTTCCCGGAGGACGACCACTTCTCCTTCTTCGCGAAGGACGAGTGGGGGCCGGGTCGGGACCACCTCGGCGACGCCACCGTCGACCGCCTGCCCGCTCGCGTCACCTACCGCGCCGTCCCCGAGTTCGGCAACGAGACCTACGACATCCGCCACGACGGCGCGTACTGGGTCCACGATATCACGGTCGCCGGCGACGTCGAGGACGGGCTGATCGACGTCCTGTCGCTCGCCGACGGCTACGGCGAGCCCGTCGCCGAGGAGTTCGAAGCGGAATCGACCGAACCGAGAGCCAACACTCGAGAGGGAATCCGCTGGCGGCCGCCGCTCCAGTACCGTCCCGCCGAGAACGCGATCGAACTTGTGGCCGAAGCCGTCACCGCGGCCACGCTGTACGTCGACGACGCCCGGGTCGACACGACCGAACCCCTCGAACTCCGCGTCGAGACGTCCCGCGATCTGACGCTCACGCTGACGAGCGGGGCCGGCGAACGGACGCTCGAGTTCCCCGCGGGCGACTCGAGCCGGACGGTCGCGCTGTGCGAGGAAGGCTCGAGTTCGTAG
- a CDS encoding TIGR01177 family methyltransferase: MYLLELGGEDDAFAAREAASAATGIRRIAPGLAVAGGIVPERVRGLAYTHRASELLGRGDADLASARAVLEAASIDREGSVAVRATDVHGSSGVRTERAERELGQILVDRGFAVDLDEPDHLLRVVFSEGVFEADAGGNALERVGGEDDGPERPAGEHVSVCALGWLAAESVRDFGTRHPTDKPFFQPGSMDPLLARAVANLAGARAGATVLDPMCGTGGVLVEAGLVGADVIGTDAQAKMARGARENLRHFLERDEPSPTGLERGSWHVGRGDAMRLPLVDDAVDGVVFDAPYGRQSKIDTHRLEDLVSGALAEAHRVAPRAVVVADRSWAGEARAAGWELEASFERRVHQSLTRYVMVLERR; this comes from the coding sequence GTGTATCTGCTCGAGCTCGGCGGCGAAGACGACGCGTTCGCGGCCCGCGAGGCGGCCAGCGCGGCGACCGGAATCCGCCGAATCGCACCCGGGCTCGCCGTCGCCGGGGGAATCGTCCCCGAGCGCGTCCGCGGCCTCGCCTACACGCACCGCGCGAGCGAGCTCCTCGGACGGGGCGACGCCGACCTCGCGAGCGCTCGCGCCGTCCTCGAGGCCGCGTCGATCGACCGAGAGGGGTCGGTCGCGGTCCGGGCGACGGACGTCCACGGCTCGAGCGGCGTGCGTACGGAACGGGCGGAACGCGAACTGGGACAAATCCTGGTCGACCGCGGGTTCGCCGTCGATCTCGACGAGCCCGACCACCTCCTGCGGGTCGTCTTTTCGGAGGGAGTCTTCGAGGCCGATGCGGGAGGGAACGCCCTCGAGCGCGTCGGGGGCGAGGATGACGGACCCGAGAGGCCGGCGGGAGAGCACGTCTCCGTCTGTGCGCTCGGCTGGCTCGCGGCCGAGAGCGTCCGGGATTTCGGGACGCGCCACCCGACGGACAAACCGTTCTTCCAGCCCGGGAGCATGGATCCCCTGCTCGCCCGCGCGGTCGCGAACCTCGCGGGCGCTCGAGCCGGAGCGACGGTTCTGGACCCGATGTGTGGCACGGGCGGCGTGCTCGTGGAGGCGGGGCTGGTCGGGGCGGACGTAATCGGCACCGACGCGCAGGCGAAGATGGCCCGTGGGGCGCGGGAGAACCTGCGGCACTTCCTCGAGCGGGACGAGCCCTCTCCGACCGGCCTCGAGCGGGGGTCGTGGCACGTCGGTCGGGGTGACGCGATGCGGCTCCCGCTGGTCGACGACGCCGTCGACGGCGTCGTCTTCGACGCGCCCTACGGCCGCCAGTCGAAGATCGACACGCATCGGCTCGAGGACCTCGTCTCGGGCGCGCTCGCCGAGGCCCATCGGGTCGCGCCGCGTGCGGTCGTGGTCGCCGATCGCTCGTGGGCGGGCGAGGCGCGTGCCGCCGGGTGGGAGCTCGAGGCCTCCTTCGAGCGCCGGGTGCATCAGTCGCTAACGCGGTACGTGATGGTGCTCGAGCGGCGATAA
- a CDS encoding acyl-CoA thioesterase, giving the protein MPTLLETHIRNRFRVQPNHANNNDTLHGGNLMKWLDEVSAMSAMRFAGETCVTARVNELDFERPIQIGDTALVEAYVYDAGRTSVHVALRAWREEPRSGETEKTTESTFTFVAIDENGEKVPVPDLSVESEEGARLRDRVHEFDS; this is encoded by the coding sequence ATGCCCACGCTTCTCGAGACGCACATCCGGAACCGATTTCGCGTGCAGCCCAACCACGCGAACAACAACGACACGCTCCACGGCGGCAACCTGATGAAGTGGCTCGACGAGGTGAGCGCGATGTCTGCGATGCGCTTCGCCGGCGAGACCTGCGTCACCGCCCGCGTGAACGAACTCGACTTCGAGCGGCCGATTCAGATCGGCGATACGGCCCTCGTCGAGGCCTACGTCTACGACGCCGGCCGGACGAGCGTCCACGTCGCGCTGCGCGCGTGGCGGGAGGAACCCCGCAGCGGCGAGACCGAGAAGACCACCGAGTCCACGTTCACGTTCGTCGCGATCGACGAAAACGGCGAGAAGGTCCCCGTACCCGACCTTTCCGTTGAGTCCGAGGAAGGAGCGCGACTTCGGGATCGCGTCCACGAGTTCGACAGCTAA
- a CDS encoding AAA family ATPase: MDAPLWTETHAPELAELPQDDAREYLQRAVEEPINLLLQGPPGSGKTAAARALAREAHEDPDNDFVEINVADFFGRTKTEIKNDPRFEHFLVGRSSMSKRDMINHVLKESASYAPVSGGYTTVLLDNAEDVREDFQQALRRIMEQHHRTTQFIVATRQPTKLIPPIRSRCFPVSFPSPTSEEIVTVLERIVEAEGVDYDDDSLEFVAGYANGNLRQAILAAQTTVEDEGELTMSAAYETIGEVGLDEEIESMLDDAEAGEFTDARSTLDDLLVDEGLDGNEVLEAILRIARKRYQGDQLAEIHQLAADIDFEMHEGTSDRVHVSHLLAELGRDA, from the coding sequence ATGGACGCGCCGCTGTGGACCGAAACCCACGCCCCGGAGCTGGCCGAGTTGCCACAGGACGACGCTCGCGAGTACTTACAGCGAGCGGTCGAGGAGCCGATCAACCTCCTCCTGCAGGGACCGCCCGGGAGCGGGAAGACCGCGGCGGCGCGCGCACTGGCCCGCGAGGCACACGAGGACCCTGACAACGATTTCGTCGAGATCAACGTCGCCGACTTCTTCGGCCGGACCAAGACCGAGATCAAGAACGATCCCCGCTTCGAGCACTTCCTCGTCGGTCGCTCCTCGATGTCCAAGCGGGACATGATCAACCACGTCCTCAAGGAGTCCGCGAGTTACGCGCCCGTTTCGGGCGGCTACACGACGGTCCTCCTGGACAACGCCGAGGACGTCCGCGAGGACTTCCAGCAGGCCCTGCGCCGGATCATGGAGCAACACCACCGGACGACGCAGTTCATCGTCGCGACGCGCCAGCCCACCAAGCTCATCCCGCCGATCCGCTCGCGGTGTTTCCCCGTCTCCTTCCCCTCGCCGACCAGCGAGGAGATCGTCACCGTCCTCGAGCGAATCGTCGAGGCCGAGGGCGTCGACTACGACGACGACAGCCTCGAGTTCGTCGCGGGCTATGCCAACGGCAACCTCCGGCAGGCGATTCTGGCTGCCCAGACGACCGTCGAGGACGAGGGCGAGCTCACGATGAGCGCGGCCTACGAGACGATCGGCGAGGTCGGTCTGGACGAGGAGATCGAGTCGATGCTCGACGACGCCGAAGCCGGCGAATTTACGGACGCACGGTCGACTCTCGACGACCTGCTCGTCGACGAAGGGTTGGACGGCAACGAGGTGCTCGAGGCGATCCTCCGCATCGCTCGCAAGCGGTATCAGGGCGACCAGCTCGCCGAGATCCACCAGTTGGCCGCGGACATCGATTTCGAGATGCACGAAGGCACGAGCGATCGAGTTCACGTCTCGCATCTGCTGGCGGAACTCGGCCGGGACGCCTGA
- the rnz gene encoding ribonuclease Z, which yields MPLRVTFLGTAGAIPTTERNPSSVFVARDGEGLLFDAGEGTQRQMMRFGTGFSVSHLFVTHLHGDHVLGIPGLLQTMAFNDREEPLAIHTPHGTRGQLKSLVNALGNRPSFPVRISEVGGGDVAYRADEYEVRAFDTDHDTRSVGYALVEDDRKGRFDRERAEELGVPVGPKFSRLHEGESVELEDGTVVDPEQVVGEPRPGRSIVYTGDTRPAEATIEVADDPDLLIHDATFADDRADRATDTAHSTARQAAEIANRAGADRLALMHLSSRYAGNTDDHEREAREVFEGTAFVPHDGEKLELPYLDD from the coding sequence ATGCCACTGCGCGTGACGTTTCTGGGGACAGCGGGGGCGATTCCGACGACCGAGCGGAATCCGAGTAGCGTCTTCGTCGCCCGGGACGGCGAGGGGTTGTTGTTCGACGCCGGCGAGGGAACCCAGCGTCAGATGATGCGGTTCGGGACGGGATTTTCGGTCTCGCACCTGTTCGTCACGCACCTCCACGGCGATCACGTGCTCGGGATTCCGGGCCTGCTCCAGACGATGGCCTTCAACGATCGCGAGGAGCCCCTCGCGATCCATACGCCCCACGGCACGCGCGGCCAGCTGAAATCGCTCGTGAACGCGCTCGGGAACCGGCCCTCGTTTCCCGTGCGGATCAGCGAGGTCGGCGGCGGCGACGTCGCCTACCGCGCCGACGAGTACGAGGTCCGCGCGTTCGACACCGACCACGACACCCGGTCGGTCGGCTACGCGCTCGTCGAAGACGACCGCAAGGGCCGGTTCGACCGCGAGCGCGCCGAAGAACTCGGCGTCCCGGTCGGTCCCAAGTTCTCGCGGCTTCACGAGGGCGAGTCCGTCGAACTCGAGGACGGCACCGTCGTTGACCCCGAGCAGGTGGTCGGCGAGCCCCGCCCCGGCCGCTCGATCGTGTACACCGGCGACACCCGCCCCGCGGAGGCGACGATCGAGGTCGCCGACGACCCGGACCTGCTGATTCACGACGCGACCTTCGCCGACGATCGCGCCGATCGAGCGACCGACACGGCTCACTCGACGGCTCGACAGGCCGCCGAAATCGCAAACCGGGCGGGCGCGGACCGGCTCGCACTGATGCACCTCTCCTCCCGGTACGCTGGCAACACCGACGATCACGAACGGGAGGCCCGCGAGGTATTCGAGGGAACGGCGTTCGTCCCCCACGACGGTGAGAAACTCGAACTTCCGTACCTCGACGACTGA